One part of the Streptococcus sp. oral taxon 431 genome encodes these proteins:
- the ychF gene encoding redox-regulated ATPase YchF, with protein MALTAGIVGLPNVGKSTLFNAITKAGAEAANYPFATIDPNVGMVEVPDERLQKLTEMITPKKTVPTTFEFTDIAGIVKGASRGEGLGNKFLANIREVDAIVHVVRAFDDENVMREQGREDAFVDPLADIDTINLELILADLESVNKRYARVEKMARTQKDKESVAEFNVLQKIKPVLEDGKSARTIEFTDEEQKVVKGLFLLTTKPVLYVANVDEDVVGDPESIDYVKQIREFAATENAEVVVISARAEEEISELDDEDKKEFLEAIGLTESGVDKLTRAAYHLLGLGTYFTAGEKEVRAWTFKRGMKAPQAAGIIHSDFEKGFIRAVTMSYDDLVKYGSEKAVKEAGRLREEGKEYVVQDGDIMEFRFNV; from the coding sequence ATGGCTTTAACAGCAGGTATTGTAGGTTTACCAAACGTTGGTAAATCAACCCTATTTAATGCAATTACAAAAGCAGGAGCAGAGGCTGCAAACTATCCTTTTGCGACCATTGATCCAAACGTTGGAATGGTAGAGGTTCCAGATGAACGCCTCCAAAAATTGACGGAAATGATTACTCCTAAAAAGACAGTTCCAACAACCTTTGAGTTTACAGATATTGCAGGGATTGTAAAAGGAGCATCAAGAGGAGAAGGTCTTGGGAATAAATTCTTGGCCAACATCCGTGAAGTTGATGCGATTGTTCATGTGGTTCGTGCCTTTGATGATGAAAATGTCATGCGTGAGCAAGGTCGTGAAGATGCCTTTGTGGATCCGCTAGCAGATATTGATACCATTAACCTAGAGTTGATTCTTGCTGATTTAGAATCAGTCAATAAACGCTATGCGCGTGTAGAAAAAATGGCGCGTACGCAAAAAGATAAGGAATCAGTTGCAGAATTTAACGTTCTCCAAAAGATTAAACCTGTTCTTGAAGATGGAAAATCAGCTCGTACCATTGAATTTACAGATGAAGAGCAAAAAGTTGTCAAAGGACTCTTTCTCTTGACAACGAAACCAGTTCTTTATGTAGCTAACGTTGATGAGGATGTGGTTGGAGACCCAGAATCTATCGATTATGTGAAACAAATTCGAGAATTCGCAGCAACAGAAAATGCAGAGGTAGTAGTCATTTCTGCGCGTGCTGAAGAAGAAATTTCTGAGTTAGACGATGAAGATAAAAAAGAGTTTCTTGAAGCCATTGGTTTGACAGAATCAGGTGTGGATAAGTTGACTCGAGCTGCTTATCACCTACTAGGACTTGGAACTTACTTTACAGCTGGTGAAAAAGAAGTTCGTGCTTGGACCTTTAAACGTGGCATGAAAGCTCCTCAAGCGGCTGGTATCATCCACTCTGACTTCGAAAAAGGTTTTATTCGTGCAGTGACCATGTCTTATGATGATTTGGTAAAATACGGCTCTGAAAAGGCTGTAAAAGAAGCAGGACGTTTGCGTGAAGAAGGAAAAGAATATGTCGTGCAAGATGGCGATATTATGGAATTCCGCTTTAACGTTTAA
- a CDS encoding DUF951 domain-containing protein — protein MYQVGNFVEMKKPHACTIKSTGKKANRWEITRVGADIKIKCSNCDHVVMMSRYDFERKMNKIID, from the coding sequence ATGTATCAAGTTGGAAATTTTGTTGAAATGAAAAAACCACACGCTTGTACAATCAAATCAACAGGTAAAAAAGCCAATCGTTGGGAAATTACCCGTGTTGGTGCAGATATCAAAATAAAATGTAGCAATTGTGATCATGTGGTCATGATGAGTCGCTATGATTTTGAAAGAAAAATGAACAAAATCATCGACTAG
- a CDS encoding ParB/RepB/Spo0J family partition protein: protein MEEFKIVQIKDIQKNPYQPRKEFSEEKIQELAQSIKENGLIQPIIVRKSPVLGYEILAGERRYRASIAAGLSEVPVIVKQLSDQDMMLHSIIENLQRENLNPIEEAKAYQSLIDKGFTHTEIAEKMGKSRPYITNLVRLLGLPKHILTEVESGRLSQAHARLLIQLSSDKQDKLLNRIQTENLSVRQVEQILQKTKKSSKKEKDHFVKDEEQKLKKILGLDVQIKLQKKDSGKISISFHNQDEYQQFINSLK from the coding sequence ATGGAAGAATTTAAAATTGTTCAAATAAAAGATATTCAAAAAAATCCCTATCAACCTCGTAAGGAATTTTCAGAAGAAAAAATTCAAGAACTGGCACAATCTATTAAGGAAAACGGCTTGATTCAGCCTATTATCGTTAGAAAATCTCCAGTACTTGGATACGAAATTCTAGCTGGAGAAAGACGGTATCGTGCTTCAATTGCTGCTGGACTTTCAGAAGTTCCAGTCATTGTTAAGCAACTTTCTGATCAAGATATGATGCTTCATTCTATCATTGAGAATCTCCAACGAGAAAATTTAAATCCTATCGAGGAAGCTAAAGCATATCAATCCTTAATTGATAAAGGTTTTACCCACACAGAAATTGCTGAAAAAATGGGGAAATCTCGACCTTATATTACAAACCTAGTTCGATTGTTAGGATTACCTAAACATATCCTGACAGAAGTTGAAAGTGGTAGACTTTCTCAAGCTCATGCTAGACTCCTCATTCAATTATCAAGTGATAAACAAGATAAACTCTTGAATCGTATTCAAACTGAAAATCTCTCTGTTCGACAAGTTGAACAAATACTACAAAAAACGAAGAAGAGCAGCAAAAAAGAAAAAGACCACTTTGTCAAAGACGAAGAGCAAAAATTGAAAAAAATACTCGGATTAGATGTTCAGATTAAGCTACAAAAAAAAGATAGTGGTAAAATTTCAATTTCCTTCCATAACCAAGATGAATACCAACAATTTATTAACAGCCTGAAATAA
- a CDS encoding S1C family serine protease: MKNLKTSSKKWGQLLVVILISFFSGILGTFTTLQLSQKQNSGTTTTTTVSKTAVKNENSTTQAVDKVKDAVVSVITYSSNSQNSLLGSDETDTDTNAEQVYSEGSGVIYKKEGDTAYLVTNTHVINGAKKVDIRLADGTKVPGEIVGSDTYSDIAVVKIAADKVTTVAEFGDSSQLTVGETAIAIGSPLGSEYANTVTQGIVSSLNRNVSLKSEDGQAISTNAIQTDTAINPGNSGGPLINIQGQVIGITSSKIASNGGTSVEGLGFAIPANDVINIIKQLEKDGKVTRPALGIHMVNLSNLSTTDLQKLKLPGNVTSGVAIRSVQKNMPANGHLQQYDVITKIDDKAISSTTELQSALYSHSIGDSMTVTYYRDGKEETTTIKLDKSTSDLDK; this comes from the coding sequence ATGAAAAACTTAAAAACTAGTTCCAAAAAATGGGGACAACTTTTAGTAGTCATTCTCATTAGCTTTTTTAGTGGTATTTTAGGTACTTTTACCACATTGCAGCTCAGTCAAAAACAAAATAGTGGTACGACAACTACAACGACTGTCAGCAAAACAGCTGTAAAAAATGAAAACTCAACTACACAGGCAGTCGATAAAGTTAAAGATGCTGTTGTATCTGTCATTACTTACTCATCAAATTCTCAAAATAGTTTACTCGGATCTGATGAAACTGATACAGATACCAATGCTGAACAAGTATACAGCGAAGGTTCTGGGGTCATTTATAAAAAGGAAGGGGATACTGCCTACCTTGTAACCAATACTCACGTTATTAATGGCGCTAAAAAAGTTGATATTCGTTTAGCAGATGGCACAAAAGTCCCTGGTGAAATTGTGGGTTCTGATACTTATTCAGATATTGCCGTTGTAAAAATTGCTGCAGATAAGGTCACAACAGTAGCCGAATTTGGTGATTCTAGTCAACTAACAGTTGGAGAAACAGCTATTGCAATCGGAAGTCCTCTAGGTTCTGAATATGCCAATACTGTGACACAGGGGATTGTATCAAGTTTAAATAGAAATGTCTCTCTAAAATCTGAAGACGGACAAGCTATCTCAACCAATGCTATCCAAACAGATACAGCTATTAACCCTGGGAACTCAGGTGGTCCTTTGATTAATATCCAAGGTCAAGTTATCGGTATTACATCAAGTAAGATTGCCTCTAATGGTGGAACATCTGTCGAAGGTCTTGGTTTTGCCATTCCTGCAAACGACGTAATCAATATTATTAAGCAGTTGGAAAAAGATGGAAAAGTAACTCGACCTGCTCTTGGAATCCACATGGTTAACTTATCAAATCTTAGTACAACTGATCTTCAAAAACTAAAACTTCCTGGAAATGTTACTTCTGGTGTAGCTATTCGTTCTGTTCAAAAAAATATGCCTGCCAATGGACATCTGCAACAATATGACGTCATTACAAAAATAGATGATAAAGCTATTTCTTCCACTACTGAATTGCAAAGTGCTCTATATAGTCATTCTATTGGAGACAGTATGACTGTTACTTACTACCGTGATGGTAAGGAAGAAACAACAACTATTAAATTAGATAAAAGTACTAGTGATTTAGATAAGTAG
- the dnaA gene encoding chromosomal replication initiator protein DnaA — protein sequence MKEKQFWNRLLELAHDKLTQSVYDFYILDAKLVKVEENTATIFLPRDEMQIFWERNINGILLAAGFEIYDTEIKAHYIFTKVEEASSQVAFESEPGNDYQPSQSTIPYSETGLKEKYTFDNFVQGDGNVWAKSAALAVSEDPGLTYNPLFIYGGPGLGKTHLLNALGNEILKKSPNARVKYIPAESFINEFLEHLRLNDMEKFKKTYRSLDLLLIDDIQSLSGKKVQTQEEFFNTFNALHNNNKQIVLTSDRRPEHLESLPERLVTRFSWGLTTDITPPDFETRIAILQSKTEHLNYHFQNDTLEYLAGQFDSNVRELEGALNDISLMAKVKKINDITVDIAAEAIRARKQDVSKMIVIPIDKIQTEVGNFYGVSVKEMKGTRRVQNIVLARQVAMYLAREMTDNSLPKIGKEFGGKDHTTVIHAHGKIKSMLETDDNLRIEIENIKKKIK from the coding sequence TTGAAGGAAAAACAATTTTGGAATCGTCTTTTAGAACTTGCACATGATAAATTAACTCAGTCAGTTTATGATTTCTATATTTTAGACGCAAAACTGGTTAAAGTTGAAGAAAATACTGCAACGATTTTCTTACCCCGCGATGAAATGCAGATATTCTGGGAACGAAATATCAATGGGATACTTTTAGCAGCAGGTTTTGAAATCTATGATACTGAAATAAAAGCTCATTATATCTTCACGAAAGTTGAAGAAGCTAGCTCACAAGTAGCTTTCGAGTCTGAACCTGGCAACGATTATCAACCAAGTCAATCCACTATTCCATATTCTGAAACTGGACTCAAGGAAAAGTATACTTTCGATAATTTTGTTCAAGGGGATGGTAATGTTTGGGCTAAGTCTGCTGCTTTGGCTGTTTCTGAAGATCCAGGATTAACTTACAATCCTCTATTTATCTACGGAGGGCCTGGACTTGGAAAAACTCACCTGTTAAATGCCCTTGGAAATGAAATTCTAAAAAAGAGCCCAAATGCGCGTGTAAAATACATACCTGCTGAAAGTTTTATTAATGAATTTCTAGAGCATTTGAGACTTAATGATATGGAAAAATTCAAGAAAACTTACCGTAGTTTAGACCTCCTACTCATTGATGATATTCAATCACTTAGTGGAAAGAAAGTACAAACTCAGGAAGAGTTCTTCAATACATTTAATGCCCTTCACAATAATAATAAACAGATTGTTTTGACGAGCGATCGTAGGCCTGAACATTTAGAGAGTCTACCTGAACGTCTGGTCACGCGCTTCTCGTGGGGATTAACGACAGATATCACACCACCTGATTTTGAAACACGTATTGCTATTTTACAGAGTAAGACTGAACATCTCAACTATCATTTTCAGAATGATACACTCGAATATTTGGCTGGACAGTTTGACTCTAACGTGCGAGAACTCGAGGGAGCACTCAACGATATCAGCCTAATGGCCAAAGTCAAAAAGATTAACGATATCACAGTTGACATTGCAGCTGAAGCTATTCGTGCTCGTAAACAAGACGTTAGCAAAATGATCGTGATTCCAATTGATAAAATCCAGACAGAAGTTGGAAACTTCTATGGTGTTAGTGTCAAGGAAATGAAAGGAACTAGACGTGTTCAAAATATCGTTTTAGCCCGTCAAGTTGCCATGTATCTAGCCAGAGAAATGACTGATAATAGCCTTCCTAAGATTGGAAAAGAGTTTGGTGGTAAAGACCACACAACGGTCATTCACGCTCATGGAAAAATCAAATCCATGCTTGAAACAGATGATAATTTACGTATAGAAATTGAAAACATCAAAAAGAAAATTAAATAA
- the pth gene encoding aminoacyl-tRNA hydrolase, producing MTKLLVGLGNPGDKYFETKHNVGFMLIDQLAKKQNVTFTHDKIFQAELASFFLNGEKIYLVKPTTFMNESGKAVHALLTYYGLDIEDLLIIYDDLDMEVGKIRLRAKGSAGGHNGIKSIIQHIGTQVFNRVKIGIGRPKKGMSVVHHVLSKFDQEDCIGILQSIDKVDDAVNYYLQEKNFEKTMQKYNG from the coding sequence ATGACAAAATTACTTGTAGGATTGGGAAATCCAGGAGATAAATATTTTGAAACTAAACATAATGTTGGCTTTATGCTGATTGACCAACTAGCAAAAAAACAGAATGTTACCTTTACACACGATAAAATATTCCAAGCTGAATTAGCTTCATTTTTCCTTAACGGTGAAAAAATTTATCTAGTGAAACCAACAACTTTTATGAATGAAAGTGGGAAAGCAGTTCATGCTTTATTAACCTACTATGGTTTAGATATCGAAGATTTACTGATTATTTACGATGATCTTGACATGGAAGTAGGAAAAATTCGACTTCGCGCTAAAGGATCAGCTGGCGGTCATAATGGTATCAAGTCAATTATTCAACATATTGGTACACAGGTTTTCAATCGTGTAAAGATTGGTATCGGTAGACCTAAAAAAGGAATGTCAGTAGTTCATCATGTTTTGAGTAAATTTGATCAAGAAGACTGTATTGGTATTTTACAGTCAATTGACAAGGTTGATGATGCTGTAAATTACTATTTACAAGAGAAAAACTTTGAAAAGACAATGCAGAAATATAATGGGTAA
- the comC gene encoding competence-stimulating peptide ComC yields MKKNTDFAQMKDFQELNEKELQEIRGGEWRPPYTINNFLFPKRK; encoded by the coding sequence ATGAAAAAGAATACAGATTTTGCTCAAATGAAAGATTTCCAAGAATTGAACGAAAAAGAACTGCAGGAAATCAGAGGTGGGGAATGGAGACCTCCATATACAATAAATAATTTTCTTTTTCCAAAAAGAAAGTAA
- the dnaN gene encoding DNA polymerase III subunit beta, which translates to MIHFSINKNLFLQALNTTKRAISSKNAIPILSTVKIDVTNEGITLIGSNGQISIENFISQKNENAGLLINSLGSVLLEASFFINVVSSLPDVTLDFKEIEQKQIVLTSGKSEITLKGKDSEQYPRIQEISASNPLVLETKLLKKIINETAFAASTQESRPILTGVHFVLSNHKELKTVATDSHRLSQKKLTLEKNSDDFDVVIPSRSLREFSAVFTDDIETVEIFFANNQILFRSENISFYTRLLEGNYPDTDRLIPTDFNTTVTFDVAKLRQSMERARLLSSATQNGTVKLEIKEGVVSAHVHSPEVGKVNEEIDTENVSGADLTISFNPTYLIEALKALNSEKVTISFISAVRPFTLVPADTDEDFMQLITPVRTN; encoded by the coding sequence ATGATTCATTTTTCAATTAATAAAAACTTATTTTTACAAGCCTTAAATACAACAAAGAGAGCTATTAGCTCAAAGAATGCAATTCCTATTTTATCGACTGTAAAAATTGATGTTACCAATGAAGGAATTACCTTGATTGGATCAAATGGTCAAATCTCAATCGAAAATTTTATCTCGCAAAAAAATGAAAATGCAGGTCTCTTGATTAACTCTTTAGGTTCAGTTCTACTGGAAGCTTCTTTCTTTATCAATGTTGTTTCAAGTCTTCCAGATGTAACACTTGATTTTAAAGAGATTGAACAAAAGCAAATTGTCTTAACTAGTGGAAAATCAGAGATTACTCTTAAAGGAAAAGATAGTGAGCAATATCCACGTATTCAGGAAATTTCTGCAAGCAATCCTTTAGTTCTTGAAACAAAACTTCTTAAAAAGATTATCAATGAAACAGCTTTTGCAGCTAGTACCCAAGAAAGCCGTCCTATTTTGACAGGTGTCCACTTTGTTTTAAGCAACCACAAAGAATTAAAAACAGTTGCGACAGACTCTCACCGTCTCAGTCAGAAGAAATTGACTCTTGAAAAAAATAGCGATGATTTTGATGTTGTCATCCCAAGTCGTTCGCTACGCGAATTTTCAGCTGTTTTTACGGATGATATCGAAACAGTAGAGATTTTCTTCGCCAATAATCAAATTCTCTTTAGAAGTGAAAATATTAGCTTCTACACACGTCTTTTAGAAGGAAATTATCCAGATACAGATCGATTGATTCCAACAGATTTCAATACAACAGTGACTTTTGATGTTGCTAAACTACGCCAGTCTATGGAACGTGCTCGCCTCTTATCAAGTGCGACACAAAATGGTACTGTTAAATTAGAAATCAAAGAAGGAGTTGTAAGTGCCCATGTTCATTCTCCAGAAGTAGGGAAAGTAAACGAAGAAATTGATACTGAAAATGTAAGTGGTGCTGATTTGACAATTAGTTTCAACCCAACTTATTTGATTGAAGCACTAAAAGCTTTGAATAGCGAAAAAGTTACAATCAGCTTTATTTCAGCAGTTCGTCCATTTACTCTGGTTCCAGCTGATACAGATGAAGATTTCATGCAGCTCATCACGCCAGTTCGCACAAATTAA
- the rlmH gene encoding 23S rRNA (pseudouridine(1915)-N(3))-methyltransferase RlmH yields the protein MKIKVVTVGKLKEKYLKDGIAEYSKRISRFANLEMIELADEKTPDRASESENQKILDLEGNRILAKVGERDFVVVLAIEGTTFSSEEFSKQLERASINGFSTITFIIGGSLGLSPEVKKRANLSVSFGRLTLPHQLMRLVLVEQIYRAFSIQQGSPYHK from the coding sequence ATGAAAATTAAAGTGGTAACAGTTGGAAAACTGAAAGAAAAATATCTCAAAGATGGCATAGCAGAATACTCCAAGAGAATTTCACGATTTGCTAATCTAGAAATGATTGAGTTGGCTGATGAAAAAACACCAGATCGGGCCAGCGAATCTGAAAATCAAAAGATTTTGGATTTGGAAGGGAACCGCATTCTTGCTAAAGTAGGGGAACGTGATTTTGTAGTTGTTTTAGCTATTGAAGGAACCACTTTTTCTTCTGAAGAGTTCAGTAAGCAGCTTGAAAGGGCTTCTATCAATGGATTTTCGACAATCACTTTTATCATTGGTGGGAGTTTAGGACTATCTCCAGAGGTGAAAAAAAGAGCCAATCTCTCTGTTAGTTTTGGGAGATTGACGCTTCCTCATCAACTAATGAGATTAGTCTTAGTAGAACAAATTTATAGAGCGTTTTCGATTCAACAGGGCTCTCCCTATCATAAATAG
- the comD gene encoding competence system sensor histidine kinase ComD — MNLFGLVIAIVYVFIISKIHEWVCKATRKDQYFFSLYIFLIPLVLEIILYFLKLDSFSLSKFLFPFLLFGYFVGFKKYEKSKGIFISLLFSLLYNSTNNFLSVTLSSITGDEFALKYNNYFSLFILILTYLVIKVVVSYFHLEFKYFDKDYLYPFLKKVLFAFIFLHVVSFTSDIVSTIRHLNGFGSILSSIVFVGLLLTFFSMNSHKVQIEKEIELEQKKFEQKHLQTYTDEIVALYNEIRGFRHDYTGMLVSLRMAIESKDLQEIDRVYSEVLVKANQKLRSDKYTYFDLNNIEDSALRSLIAQSIVNAKTNNVEYTLEVKDVITPLSMELLDLVRVMSVLLNNAVEGAVESYQKQLEVAIIKLDLETLVVIQNSCKKRKVKSEDLFELGFSTKGRHRGLGLNNVKEILGKYDNVILETEIDNDVFKQVIRFKRELI, encoded by the coding sequence ATGAATTTATTCGGATTAGTAATTGCTATTGTTTATGTTTTTATTATTAGTAAAATTCATGAATGGGTTTGTAAAGCAACTAGAAAAGACCAATATTTTTTTAGTCTTTATATATTTCTAATACCATTAGTATTGGAAATAATTCTCTATTTCTTGAAATTAGATAGTTTTAGTTTGTCTAAATTTTTATTTCCTTTCCTCCTATTTGGTTACTTTGTTGGATTTAAGAAGTATGAGAAATCTAAGGGAATTTTTATCAGTCTATTATTTTCTCTTTTATATAATAGTACTAATAACTTTTTATCAGTAACCTTATCATCTATTACAGGAGATGAGTTTGCATTGAAGTATAACAATTATTTTTCTCTATTTATCCTGATCTTAACTTATTTGGTTATTAAAGTTGTTGTGTCTTATTTCCATCTCGAATTTAAATATTTTGATAAAGACTATCTATATCCTTTTCTGAAGAAAGTGCTCTTTGCATTTATTTTTCTACACGTTGTCTCTTTCACTTCAGATATTGTGAGTACGATTCGTCACTTAAATGGTTTTGGAAGTATTTTATCATCCATTGTTTTTGTTGGCCTACTTTTGACTTTTTTCTCCATGAATTCTCATAAAGTTCAGATAGAAAAAGAAATTGAATTGGAACAAAAGAAGTTTGAGCAAAAACACTTACAAACTTACACGGATGAGATTGTTGCCTTATATAATGAAATTCGTGGTTTTCGCCATGATTATACAGGCATGCTTGTCAGCTTAAGAATGGCGATCGAAAGTAAAGATTTACAAGAAATTGACAGAGTTTACAGTGAAGTTCTTGTAAAGGCGAATCAAAAATTACGTTCAGATAAGTATACTTATTTCGATTTGAATAATATTGAGGATTCAGCTCTTCGTAGTTTGATTGCTCAATCTATTGTCAATGCGAAAACTAATAATGTAGAGTACACACTAGAGGTAAAAGATGTCATTACTCCTTTGTCCATGGAATTGTTAGATTTGGTGCGCGTGATGAGTGTTCTGCTCAATAATGCCGTTGAGGGAGCAGTTGAAAGCTATCAGAAACAACTAGAGGTAGCTATTATCAAGTTGGATCTTGAAACTCTAGTTGTCATCCAAAACTCTTGTAAAAAAAGAAAGGTAAAATCCGAAGATTTATTTGAATTAGGATTTTCAACTAAAGGAAGACATAGAGGACTTG